Within the Poecilia reticulata strain Guanapo linkage group LG13, Guppy_female_1.0+MT, whole genome shotgun sequence genome, the region gtttttttacacagaaataCCTGCGTCACTACTATGGTCTTCCAACTGGTCTCCAAAGTAAACAGTCGTCATCAAGTGATTTTAAGAACAAGGTCCAGCAAATGCAAAAATTTTTCAAGCTTCAGGTAACCAGAAGTGTGCAATTGTTAATTTAGGCTTTTTTGTGGTTCTTTACTTTTCTCATCAGCATTTTAAGAGTAAATTGCATAAACAACACTTTACACAAGGAAAAAGTTTTCATCCTTTTAAGGTCTTTAGAAATAGCAAAGTTTTGGCATTGACACATCTTCccaattttcttgtttttccacttgCAAAGGTAACTGGAAATCTTGATGACAACACCCTGGAGGTCATGAAGCTGCCCAGATGTGGTGTACCAGATGTTGGGGAGTACAACCACTTCCCTCGACACCTCAAATGGGAAAACACCAATGTCACATTCAGGTAACTATTAAATCCTTGAGAAGAGAATTTGATATTTTGAgtatgttttaagaaaaatgttctgaCTGTCTCATGCTCCCCAATGTTTCAGGATTGTGAATTATACTCCCGATTTGATGAAATCTGATGTAGACAGAGCAATCCGAAACGCACTGAATGTTTGGGCAGATGTCACCCCTTTGAACTTCAAGAAGCTGCATGATGGCAATGCAGACATTATGATCAGCTTTGGAACAAGAGGTGATGAAGCATTGTGACTTTTATAAAGTAGACATGTCAAATGGTTCATGTTAGGTTCAGCATGCTGAATTTTGCCTCTTGTACTGAAGAACATGGTGACTACAATCCATTTGATGGACCTGATGGGCTGCTGGCTCATGCCTACCCTCCAGGCCCAGGCATTGGAGGAGACACTCACTTTGATGAGGATGAACACTGGACCAAAGATTCATCAGGTGACTACGATACAGAAATATAACTAATAGCAAACCGAATTCTGTCACAAAAGAACAGTGGTTTTAATTCTATGTATTTTCTCTGCAGCGTACAATCTGTTTATTGTAGCAGCCCACGAGTTGGGTCACGCACTTGGTATGTCCCATTCATCGGACGCAGGTGCCCTGATGTACCCGGTCTACTCGTTCACCTCTGGCTTCCCACTGGCCGAAGATGACATTGAAGGCATTCAAGCTCTCTATGGTGGGCAAATGGAAACTTTGGTCAGAAATGGTAATGTACAATAATTGCATGAGGAAAGTCTGTTCATGCTATTGTAAATTTCAATTTCAGGTCCCAACCCCAATCCCAGAAAAAGAAAGCCAAAACCCGATGCGCCTAACAAATGTGATCCTGAGTTGAGTTTTGATGCTGTGACAGAACTACGAGGAGAAACCTTCATTTTCAAAGACAGGTAAAGTGAAGGCATGTGACATTCATCGGATGCAGGTGACCTGATGGATGAACGATGAACATCGTCCCAATGGCTCACGTTGAAACCAAACTCCTCATTATGAGTAAAGTGTTTCCCAGTAGTGAAACTGGAAAATATAACAATGACAAGAAGTCACTATCCAATGATGACTAACTCTTCAAAGTCCATTTTTTTAACTGTCACATGAAACGCTTCATCTCGACCCAGCAGAGTTTTATCTAATCCTGCGCTTCATTTGATGAACAATTAGTGGCAGCTTAGACATAACCTTGTCATTGTTGATTTAACACAGTTTTTGTTGCGATGTAGGCTAATGTGTCCGGACAAAAATCCAGTTTTCATCTGAACCAGTTTCAGTTATTCCCCTGTCCCAATTTCCCCGCCTGTAACATCTTTGTGAATGCTTGGCCAGTTTGTCTTCAGCGTTGCTTCTTTTTGCAGTTTCTACTGGCGTCTCCATCCACAGATGGCAGAACCTGAGCAGACGCTGATCAAGTCCACATGGCCCACCCTGCCAAAAAAAGTGGATGCAGCGTATGAGTACCCAGAGAAGGATTTAGTCTTCATATTTAGTGGTGggttaaatataaatgtttgattATCTAACAAATACCACACACAAGGTAACACCAATACCCTGTTGTTTGTTCTACCAGGGATCCGTATGTGGGCCTTGAATGGATATGCAGTTGTGGATGGCTACCCAAAGTACATACACAAACTTGGTCTTCCCAAATCAGTTAGAAAGATAGATGCAGCTGTGCATATAAAAAGCACAGGGAAAACTCTGCTCTTTGTCGATGAAGAATACTTT harbors:
- the mmp13b gene encoding collagenase 3, translated to MMPVACLDNSVSTTMFPLLLLLLLPVLAQYSFALPLSTGTKENVVTENVRIDDLLIAEKYLRHYYGLPTGLQSKQSSSSDFKNKVQQMQKFFKLQVTGNLDDNTLEVMKLPRCGVPDVGEYNHFPRHLKWENTNVTFRIVNYTPDLMKSDVDRAIRNALNVWADVTPLNFKKLHDGNADIMISFGTREHGDYNPFDGPDGLLAHAYPPGPGIGGDTHFDEDEHWTKDSSAYNLFIVAAHELGHALGMSHSSDAGALMYPVYSFTSGFPLAEDDIEGIQALYGPNPNPRKRKPKPDAPNKCDPELSFDAVTELRGETFIFKDSFYWRLHPQMAEPEQTLIKSTWPTLPKKVDAAYEYPEKDLVFIFSGIRMWALNGYAVVDGYPKYIHKLGLPKSVRKIDAAVHIKSTGKTLLFVDEEYFSYDEATGTMDAGFPKSVEDDFPGMHDEFDAVTFYQGYLYFFHETLQYEYSLRFRKVIRIMRTNSFLNC